The Litchfieldia alkalitelluris genome has a window encoding:
- the whiA gene encoding DNA-binding protein WhiA — protein MSFASETKKELTNLEIKDCCIRAELSALIRMNGVLSFSNRKIIVDIQTENAAIARRIYILLKRQYDVSVELLVRKKMRLKKNNVYIVRLMETAQEILDDLKIIEEAFSTIKNISVDLVKKKCCRRSYLRGSFLAGGSVNNPETSSYHLEIFSQYMEHNESLCELMNSFDLNSKTLERKKGFITYLKEAEKIAEYLNIIGAHQALLRFEDVRIVRDMRNSVNRLVNCETANLNKTIGAAIRQVENIRYIDETVGLGILPDKLREIAELRVTYQDVTLKELGEMVSTGTISKSGINHRLRKIDEIADKLRAGQTI, from the coding sequence TTGTCGTTTGCTTCAGAGACAAAAAAAGAACTAACAAATCTAGAAATTAAAGATTGCTGCATTAGAGCAGAATTATCTGCTCTAATCAGAATGAATGGTGTATTATCTTTTTCTAATCGAAAAATTATTGTGGATATTCAAACTGAAAACGCTGCAATTGCAAGAAGAATTTACATCTTACTAAAAAGGCAATATGATGTAAGTGTTGAGTTATTGGTTCGGAAAAAAATGAGATTAAAGAAAAATAATGTCTACATCGTTCGTTTAATGGAGACAGCGCAAGAAATCTTAGACGATTTAAAAATTATTGAAGAAGCCTTTTCAACAATTAAAAACATTTCTGTCGACCTTGTTAAGAAGAAATGCTGTAGAAGATCTTATTTACGCGGCTCATTTTTAGCTGGAGGATCTGTCAATAATCCAGAAACCTCTTCATATCATTTAGAAATATTTTCTCAGTACATGGAACATAATGAATCTTTATGTGAACTGATGAACTCGTTTGATTTAAATAGTAAAACATTAGAACGAAAAAAAGGATTCATCACATATTTGAAGGAAGCAGAAAAAATCGCTGAGTATTTAAATATCATTGGTGCTCATCAAGCATTACTTCGATTCGAGGATGTCAGGATTGTCAGGGATATGCGGAACTCTGTTAATCGACTTGTCAACTGTGAAACCGCTAATTTAAATAAAACCATTGGGGCAGCCATTCGTCAGGTGGAAAATATTCGCTATATTGACGAGACTGTTGGACTCGGAATACTCCCAGATAAACTACGCGAGATTGCTGAATTAAGGGTTACATATCAAGATGTCACCCTTAAGGAATTAGGTGAGATGGTTTCAACCGGTACCATTAGTAAATCAGGAATTAATCACCGTCTACGAAAAATCGATGAAATTGCTGATAAACTTCGTGCGGGGCAAACAATATAA
- a CDS encoding NUDIX hydrolase — MQRITNCVLLKDNRVLLLQKPRRGWWVAPGGKMEQGESVRDSCIREYREETGIYLKNPNVKGIFTISIKDGDQIVSEWMMFTFLATDFTGENVDESDEGIIGWHPIDEVSQLPMAPGDYHIIDYMIQGSGIIYGQFTYTPDFELLSYRLDPS, encoded by the coding sequence GTGCAGCGTATAACAAACTGTGTCCTATTAAAGGACAATCGTGTATTATTACTACAAAAGCCACGTCGTGGTTGGTGGGTAGCTCCTGGTGGAAAGATGGAGCAAGGTGAGTCGGTGAGGGATTCCTGTATCCGTGAGTATAGAGAAGAAACTGGAATTTACTTAAAAAATCCCAATGTCAAAGGCATATTTACCATTTCAATCAAAGACGGAGACCAAATCGTTTCAGAGTGGATGATGTTTACCTTTCTTGCTACTGATTTTACAGGTGAAAATGTAGATGAAAGTGATGAAGGAATTATTGGATGGCATCCGATTGATGAAGTATCACAATTACCTATGGCGCCAGGCGATTATCATATTATAGACTATATGATTCAAGGTTCAGGTATTATCTATGGTCAATTTACGTATACCCCCGATTTTGAATTACTATCTTACCGCCTAGATCCTAGTTAA
- the rapZ gene encoding RNase adapter RapZ, producing MSDASKNDLSLVIITGMSGAGKTVAIQSFEDLGYFCVDNLPPSLLPKFLELMKESGNKMNKVALVMDLRGGEFFVNLFEALDNLTERSWIAPQILFLDAQNSTLVSRYKETRRSHPLAPSDSPLTGIEQEREILEEIKGRAQIIFDTSELKPRELREKIINHFSTHTTETFTVNIQSFGFKYGLPIDADLVFDVRFLPNPHYIDTMRPKTGLDEEVSSYVLKWSETQKFIEKLGDLLAFMIPQYKREGKSQLVIAIGCTGGQHRSVTLAEYFTTFFGKDYKTRVTHRDIERRKGH from the coding sequence ATGAGCGATGCTTCCAAAAATGATCTGAGTTTAGTCATCATTACCGGGATGTCTGGGGCTGGAAAAACAGTTGCGATACAAAGCTTTGAGGATTTAGGTTACTTTTGTGTTGACAACTTACCTCCTAGCCTTTTACCTAAATTCCTTGAATTGATGAAGGAATCGGGTAACAAAATGAACAAAGTTGCGTTAGTTATGGATTTACGTGGAGGGGAGTTCTTTGTGAATCTCTTTGAAGCATTAGACAACTTAACCGAAAGATCCTGGATTGCTCCACAAATTTTATTTTTAGATGCCCAAAATTCAACACTTGTTAGCAGGTATAAAGAAACGAGACGTTCTCATCCATTAGCACCATCAGATTCTCCTTTAACTGGAATTGAGCAAGAACGAGAAATACTAGAGGAAATCAAAGGTAGAGCACAAATTATTTTTGATACATCGGAATTAAAACCAAGAGAACTTCGAGAAAAAATCATTAACCATTTTTCCACACATACAACGGAAACATTTACTGTTAATATACAATCATTTGGCTTTAAATATGGACTGCCTATTGATGCTGATCTAGTATTTGATGTTCGTTTCCTACCCAACCCACATTATATAGATACGATGCGCCCGAAAACGGGATTAGATGAAGAAGTATCTTCATATGTATTAAAATGGAGTGAAACTCAAAAGTTTATTGAGAAATTAGGCGACCTCCTCGCATTTATGATTCCACAGTATAAACGTGAAGGGAAAAGTCAACTGGTGATTGCTATTGGTTGTACAGGAGGTCAACACCGTTCAGTCACACTCGCTGAATATTTCACCACATTTTTCGGTAAGGACTATAAGACTCGAGTCACTCATCGTGATATCGAGAGGAGAAAAGGGCATTGA
- a CDS encoding HPr family phosphocarrier protein: MAQREVKVLLKTGLQARPAALFVQEANRFRADVFLEKDGKKVNAKSIMGLMSLAVSSGTTINLITEGTDEEEALEALAKFVEQNV, from the coding sequence ATGGCACAAAGAGAAGTTAAGGTATTACTAAAAACAGGTTTACAAGCTAGACCAGCCGCATTATTTGTACAGGAAGCTAATCGCTTTAGAGCAGACGTATTTCTTGAAAAAGATGGGAAAAAGGTAAATGCTAAAAGTATTATGGGGTTAATGAGTCTTGCAGTAAGTTCAGGGACAACCATCAACCTTATTACAGAGGGAACAGATGAGGAAGAAGCATTAGAGGCTTTAGCAAAGTTTGTAGAGCAGAATGTCTAA
- a CDS encoding gluconeogenesis factor YvcK family protein → MSESQQPKIVIIGGGTGLSVLLRGLKYYPVDISAIVTVADDGGSSGRLRSEMDIPPPGDIRNVLAALSDVEPLVEDLFQHRFSNGNGLSGHSLGNLILAAMTTITGDFVHAISEMSKVLNVRGRVLPAANRSVVLNAEMEDGSIVSGESKIPYSGKRIKRVFLSPTDIEPLQETLTVIEQADLIILGPGSLYTSILPNLLVPKLGEQVVKAKAKKVYICNVMTQAGETLDYSASDHVKALYDHMNTAFIDTILVNDGGVPEHIKQKYAKELAKPVIYDINRLQSLGLEIIHDKIISYEDDVIRHDTTKVASILYELINAYKPLK, encoded by the coding sequence ATGAGTGAATCACAACAGCCTAAAATTGTAATCATCGGTGGGGGAACCGGACTTTCGGTATTACTGAGAGGATTGAAATATTATCCAGTAGATATTTCTGCCATTGTTACTGTGGCTGATGACGGAGGAAGCTCGGGTAGGCTCCGGAGTGAAATGGATATTCCACCACCAGGTGATATTCGAAATGTACTTGCAGCATTATCAGATGTCGAGCCATTGGTAGAGGACTTATTTCAGCACCGCTTTAGTAATGGTAATGGCTTATCTGGTCATTCATTAGGCAATTTGATTTTAGCAGCAATGACAACAATTACCGGAGATTTTGTTCATGCGATAAGTGAAATGAGTAAGGTATTAAACGTCCGGGGAAGAGTTTTGCCTGCAGCAAACCGAAGTGTGGTCTTAAATGCAGAAATGGAAGACGGTTCGATCGTTTCAGGAGAATCTAAGATTCCTTATTCAGGCAAAAGGATTAAGCGGGTGTTTTTGAGTCCGACTGATATCGAACCTTTACAGGAAACTTTAACTGTTATTGAGCAGGCAGACCTAATTATTTTGGGACCTGGAAGTTTATATACTAGTATCCTACCTAACTTATTAGTGCCAAAGTTAGGAGAGCAGGTAGTAAAGGCTAAAGCGAAAAAAGTCTATATTTGTAATGTCATGACACAAGCTGGTGAAACTCTCGATTATAGCGCAAGTGACCATGTGAAGGCCTTATATGATCATATGAATACCGCATTTATTGATACAATACTCGTTAATGATGGGGGAGTTCCTGAACATATTAAGCAAAAGTATGCGAAAGAATTAGCAAAACCCGTGATTTATGATATAAATAGACTACAATCTCTTGGCTTAGAAATTATTCATGATAAAATTATAAGCTATGAGGATGATGTAATTCGACATGATACAACCAAAGTAGCATCAATCTTATATGAACTAATAAATGCCTATAAGCCTTTAAAATAG
- the clpP gene encoding ATP-dependent Clp endopeptidase proteolytic subunit ClpP encodes MNLIPTVIEQTNRGERAYDIYSRLLKDRIIMLGSGIDDNVANSIVSQLLFLAAEDPEKDISLYINSPGGSITAGMAIYDTMQFIKPQVSTICIGMAASMGAFLLAAGEKGKRFALPNSEVMIHQPLGGAQGQATEIEIAAKRILFLRDKLNNILSDRTGQPLEVIERDTERDNFMTADRAQEYGLIDKVISRNPDLEKK; translated from the coding sequence ATGAATTTAATTCCTACAGTCATTGAACAAACGAATCGCGGAGAACGTGCTTATGACATTTACTCTCGTCTATTAAAAGACCGTATTATTATGCTAGGTAGTGGAATTGATGATAATGTAGCAAACTCTATTGTTTCACAATTACTATTTTTAGCAGCAGAAGATCCAGAAAAGGATATTTCACTATATATAAACAGCCCAGGTGGTTCAATCACAGCTGGAATGGCTATCTATGATACAATGCAGTTTATTAAACCACAGGTTTCTACGATTTGTATCGGTATGGCAGCTTCTATGGGGGCATTCTTACTTGCTGCTGGTGAGAAAGGTAAACGTTTCGCACTTCCTAATAGTGAAGTAATGATTCATCAACCACTTGGTGGTGCTCAAGGGCAAGCAACTGAAATCGAAATTGCTGCAAAACGCATTTTGTTCTTACGCGATAAATTGAACAATATTTTATCAGACCGTACTGGTCAACCTCTTGAAGTAATTGAGCGTGATACTGAACGTGATAACTTCATGACTGCTGATAGAGCACAAGAATATGGATTAATTGATAAAGTAATTTCCCGTAATCCAGATCTAGAGAAAAAATAA